In one Culex quinquefasciatus strain JHB chromosome 2, VPISU_Cqui_1.0_pri_paternal, whole genome shotgun sequence genomic region, the following are encoded:
- the LOC6050778 gene encoding ras suppressor protein 1 produces the protein MNQPVSCLPVSATKMSKAKKVLEEARDTQNREIDLVDKGITNFEELPGLLNMTFVTRITLSHNKLKVVPPGVANLINLEILNISNNQLEELPLSLSSMPKLRILNCSINRLNTLPRGFGAFPVLEVLDLSYNNLSEKVLPGNFFMMDSLRALYLGDNDFEFLPPEIRNLKNLQILGLRDNDLLELPREIGELTRIRELHIQNNRLTVLPPEIASLDLLGQKSVLKMEENPWVTAIAEQYLIGISHVLEYIKTEAYRILYNRHVSAGKAGNVPPKVDKSKKASRARS, from the exons ATGAATCAGCCCGTCAGTTGTTTACCAGTGTCAGCCACGAAAATGTCCAAGGCGAAGAAGGTCCTCGAGGAGGCCCGCGATACCCAGAACCGGGAGATCGACCTGGTCGACAAGGGCATCACCAACTTCGAGGAACTGCCCGGATTGC TTAACATGACTTTTGTAACTAGAATCACGCTGAGCCACAACAAGCTAAAAG TGGTTCCCCCGGGCGTCGCGAATCTCATCAACCTGGAAATTCTGAACATCTCGAACAACCAGCTGGAGGAACTGCCCCTGTCGTTGTCGTCGATGCCCAAGTTGCGCATCCTGAACTGCTCGATCAATCGGTTGAACACGCTCCCGCGTGGGTTTGGTGCGTTTCCCGTGCTGGAAGTGCTCGATTTGTCGTACAATAATTTGAGCGAGAAGGTGCTTCCTGGAAACTTCTTCATGATGG ATTCTTTGAGAGCGCTGTATTTGGGAGacaatgattttgaatttttgccccCGGAGATCAGGAATTTGAAGAATCTGCAAATC CTCGGCCTCCGCGACAACGACCTGCTCGAGCTGCCGCGCGAAATCGGCGAGCTGACGCGCATCCGCGAGCTGCACATCCAGAACAACCGGCTGACGGTGCTGCCGCCGGAAATCGCCAGCCTGGATCTGCTCGGCCAAAAGTCCGTCCTCAAGATGGAGGAAAACCCGTGGGTTACTGCGATCGCCGAGCAGTACCTGATCGGCATCAGCCACGTGCTCGAGTACATCAAAACCGAGGCGTACAGGAt ttTGTACAATCGTCACGTCTCAGCCGGAAAGGCAGGAAATGTTCCACCGAAGGTGGACAAATCTAAGAAAGCTTCCAGAGCTCGATCTTAA